One region of Osmia lignaria lignaria isolate PbOS001 chromosome 7, iyOsmLign1, whole genome shotgun sequence genomic DNA includes:
- the LOC117604613 gene encoding uncharacterized protein LOC117604613: METRHANGIPSATETEAGPSSGEQCSGSSNSLDDAVGKLLQGYDWTLLPVTSRAGGRRSAHVKRPMNAFMVWAQAARRRLADQYPQLHNAELSKTLGKLWRILSDGEKQPFIEEAERLRNAHKKQHPHYKYQPRRRKPKPEEQMGIVMHRTTLSSSATSLDSANSSDCTYPRLYPPDTGMKTYDRPSYHDTKSTYDLSRSSWPNDSAKYPMDHPMDKPYDGTRYEASVAKSYVESKCYETVKYHDVSTVPKYHETIPKYSELQAKAYDLPKYPDSLKYAADVTNPTKPYACLHSQYYSAPCTEGYTVHEENDYQTQPVSSHSFYPYISASMSQPPYYMGPR; the protein is encoded by the exons ATGGAAACTCGTCACGCTAATGGTATACCGTCGGCGACGGAAACGGAGGCTGGACCATCGAGCGGCGAGCAATGCAGCGGTTCCAGCAACTCGCTGGACGACGCAGTGGGCAAACTACTTCAAG GTTACGACTGGACCTTGCTTCCGGTCACTTCTCGCGCCGGAGGACGAAGGAGCGCTCACGTGAAACGTCCGATGAACGCGTTCATGGTTTGGGCCCAAGCGGCGAGACGCAGGTTGGCTGATCAATACCCTCAGCTTCACAATGCCGAGTTATCAAAGACGCTTGGAAAATTGTGGAG AATACTGAGCGACGGTGAGAAGCAACCGTTCATCGAGGAAGCCGAGAGACTGAGGAACGCGCACAAAAAACAACATCCGCATTACAAG TATCAACCGCGGCGACGGAAACCGAAACCGGAAGAGCAAATGGGCATCGTGATGCATCGGACTACGCTATCGTCTTCGGCCACTTCGCTCGACTCTGCCAACTCGTCCGACTGCACGTACCCTCGTCTCTATCCACCGGATACCGGCATGAAAACGTACGACAGACCGAGTTACCACGACACCAAATCCACCTACGATCTCTCCAGGTCTTCCTGGCCGAACGACTCGGCCAAGTACCCGATGGATCATCCGATGGACAAACCGTACGACGGTACGAGATACGAGGCGAGCGTGGCCAAAAGCTACGTCGAGTCGAAGTGTTACGAGACCGTGAAATACCACGACGTGTCCACCGTACCAAAGTATCACGAGACGATTCCAAAATACTCGGAATTACAGGCGAAAGCTTACGATTTGCCAAAGTACCCGGACAGCTTGAAATACGCGGCCGATGTTACGAATCCGACGAAACCATACGCCTGTCTACACAGCCAATATTACTCAGCACCGTGTACAGAAGGGTACACCGTGCACGAGGAGAACGATTATCAAACGCAACCGGTATCGAGCCATTCGTTTTATCCGTACATTTCCGCGTCCATGAGCCAACCGCCTTACTACATGGGACCTAGGTAG
- the iPLA2-VIA gene encoding calcium-independent phospholipase A2 VIA translates to MAWLGTIASNVFRNIMSSDVSPNLVLEVKPENYSNRHILCREDGIVLYAPGERHLEKYEIVLHRPCTETLHQAYSLFRSEDKSHAEGHFIIYKDKVPVLVQICREMCNVSKIQKLCDTLVQHPSWTLAHLAAHFALCNAFAHTAVNSQLNSGDIESGVSPLQVAVQSNNLRTVQMLIEAKSSLEHLDNNANTVYHFAATSTKEIILALGGDLPNSLNSRNCNGHTPLHVACLNNKPECVKALLLIGADVNIPASEGEPSSPSYVGDFLHSKPNVLHAEDMKFGGTPLHWSLSREVINALIESNCDIDALNFDGRTALHIMAMRKRLPCVVALLSHMASVNIVDKDGNTPLHLAVSEGTLAIVQSLIGFGADIDARNWKSETPRHRVNIDSSEGQRILYVLNAVGAQRCPPEMTNCNLGCKYSESFDGIAPRQAPKVHPRTILDQMLHVSGMDKMATQGNKRIKGGRLLCLDGGGIRGLVLVQTLLEIESVLGKPIVDCFDWIAGTSTGGILALGLALGKSLRECQALYFRIKEETFVGMRPYNSDDLERVLKDSLGADTVMSDIEKPKIMITGVMADKKPVDLYLFRNYESPSTLLKIPILSSTSITLSPPNEQLVWHVARATGAAPTYFKSFGKFLDGGLIANNPTLDAMTEIHEYNLALKASGREQEAVPLSLVVSLGTGLPPTTQLRDIDTFLPESLWGTAKLAMGISILTDLLVDQATATDGRVVDRARNWCSMIGVPYYRFNPQLCEDVAMDEKNDEILADMIWIAQAFIHANRDQIRELAAVINRDVYSEM, encoded by the exons ATGGCGTGGTTAGGAACAATAGCTAGTAACGTTTTCCGAAATATCATGTCTTCGGACGTATCGCCAAATCTTGTCCTAgaggttaaacctgaaaattaTAGTAATCGACATATTCTTTGTCGGGAGGATGGCATTGTACTTTACGCTCCAGGAGAACGACATCTGGAAAAGTATGAGATCGTTCTTCATAGACCTTGTACAGAAACGTTACATCAAGCGTATAG tttatTTCGGTCCGAGGACAAATCACACGCAGAAGGACACTTTATCATTTACAAAGATAAGGTTCCAGTATTGGTTCAGATTTGTCGTGAG ATGTGTAACGTAAGTAAGATACAAAAATTATGCGACACCCTGGTACAACATCCCAGTTGGACATTGGCACACTTGGCAGCTCACTTTGCTCTTTGCAATGCTTTCGCCCATACCGCCGTGAACAGCCAGTTAAACAGCGGTGATATCGAGTCAGGAGTATCTCCGTTACAAGTCGCGGTGCAAAGTAATAATTTGCGCACGGTACAGATGCTGATAGAAGCGAAAAGTTCCCTGGAACATTTGGATAATAATGCGAATACCGTGTACCATTTCGCGGCAACGTCTACCAAAGAAATAATTCTAGCCCTCGGAGGAGATCTTCCAAACAGTCTGAACAGTCGAAACTGTAATGGTCACACACCGTTGCATGTTGCGTGCCTGAATAATAAACCCGAATGCGTTAAAGCTCTTTTATTGATCGGGGCGGACGTAAACATTCCTGCATCCGAGGGTGAACCTTCTAGTCCAAGTTACGTGGGTGACTTTCTACACAGTAAACCGAACGTACTTCACGCCGAAGATATGAAGTTTGGTGGCACGCCGTTGCATTGGTCGTTGAGCAGAGAGGTGATCAATGCTTTGATCGAAAGTAATTGCGACATAGATGCATTAAATTTCGATGGTCGAACCGCCTTGCATATTATGGCGATGAGAAAACGTTTACCGTGCGTGGTGGCCCTCCTGAGTCATATGGCTTCCGTGAATATCGTCGACAAGGATGGTAACACTCCGTTGCATTTAGCAGTCTCAGAAGGTACGCTGGCCATCGTTCAAAGTCTGATAGGTTTCGGTGCGGACATCGACGCGAGGAATTGGAAGTCGGAAACGCCACGGCATCGAGTGAATATCGACAGTAGCGAGGGACAAAGGATTCTGTACGTATTGAACGCGGTGGGCGCTCAGCGTTGCCCACCGGAGATGACCAATTGCAATTTGGGGTGTAAGTATAGCGAGAGCTTTGACGGTATCGCTCCGCGACAAGCACCGAAGGTCCATCCACGGACCATCTTAGATCAAATGCTTCACGTATCTGGTATGGATAAAATGGCTACGCAAGGAAACAAACGAATCAAAGGCGGTCGACTTCTCTGTCTAGACGGAGGAGGGATTCGTGGTTTAGTTCTGGTACAAACGCTGTTGGAAATCGAATCGGTCCTCGGTAAACCCATCGTAGACTGTTTCGACTGGATCGCGGGCACTTCGACGGGTGGAATTCTGGCTCTTGGTCTCGCGTTAGGCAAGTCTCTGCGCGAATGTCAAGCGCTTTACTTTCGTATCAAGGAGGAAACTTTTGTGGGAATGCGACCGTACAATAGCGACGATTTAGAGAGAGTCTTGAAGGATAGTCTCGGAGCCGACACGGTAATGTCCGATATCGAAAAACCAAAGATAATGATCACGGGCGTGATGGCCGATAAGAAGCCCGTCGATCTTTATTTATTCCGCAACTACGAGTCTCCTAGTACGTTGTTAAAAATTCCAATATTGAGCTCGACATCCATTACGCTTTCGCCACCGAACGAACAATTAGTTTGGCACGTTGCACGCGCAACCGGCGCTGCTCCCACTTACTTTAAATCATTTGGAAAATTTCTCGACGGTGGATTGATAGCGAACAATCCAACGTTGGACGCCATGACCGAAATCCATGAGTACAATCTCGCGTTAAAGGCATCTGGTCGGGAACAAGAAGCGGTGCCCTTGTCTCTGGTGGTTTCTCTTGGCACCGGTCTTCCGCCAACTACTCAGCTGAGAGACATAGATACATTTTTACCGGAAAGTTTATGGGGTACTGCGAAGCTTGCCATGGGAATATCGATTCTGACGGACCTGCTGGTGGATCAAGCGACCGCTACCGATGGAAGGGTCGTCGATCGTGCTAGAAACTGGTGTTCCATGATCGGCGTGCCATATTATAGATTCAATCCTCAACTTTGCGAAGATGTTGCCATGGATGAGAAGAACGACGAGATACTGGCCGACATGATATGGATCGCGCAAGCGTTTATACACGCCAACAGAGATCAAATAAGAGAATTAGCTGCCGTGATAAATCGCGACGTTTACAGCGAAATGTGA